The sequence AGGTCCGCGACATCTTCAAGGTGCCCAACGTAGGCACGGTGGCCGGATGCTACGTCACCGACGGCCGCATCCACCGCAACGACAAGATCCGCGTGATTCGCGACGGCGTGGTGGTGTACGACGGCACCATCGGGTCGTTGAAACGCTTCCAGGAGGACGTGCGCGAAGTGCAAAGCGGCTACGAGTGTGGCATGTCCGTCGAAAACTTCAACGATATCAAGGTGGGCGACGAGCTCGAAACCTACGAGATCGTTGAGGAGCGCCGCACGCTCGACGTCTAGCGCGTCGTTGATAGGTCACGCCTTGTTGTACTGCACCGCGGCGCCGCATGATCGGCGCCGTGTGGTGCGGCCAGGCGCCTTGTGCGTTCCGTCCACCGTTTGCCCAACTTCTGCCATGAGCATCCGAAAAAAACGCGTCGCTGCGCTCATTCAACGAGAAGTAGCCAGCATCCTGCAGCAAAATTACGCCGATCAGCTGCAGCCGATGGTGACCATCACCGACGCCCGCGTAACCGGCGACCTGTCGATTGCCTACGTGTACGCGAGCGTGCTGGGCGATACCTCGGCCAAGCGCGAGGCGACGTTTCGTCAACTGAAGGCCCTGGCGCCCGAGGTGCGCGACCAGCTGGCCTCGCGGGTGCGTCATCAGCTGCGCACCGTGCCGCAGCTCAAGTTCTTCCTGGACGAGTCGCTGCAAAAGGCGAAGCGGATGGAGGACCTGTTTGATCGCCTCCGGAAGGAGCGCGAGATGCGCGAGCGGGCCAAGGCGTCGAACGACGAGTCGTCGGACCAGTAGCGCGTGCTGTTGTGACAGGGGCTGCCCATCGATCCATTGACGAAGCGCTCGTGTATCCCGCGGGCCGCACACTGCCGCGCGACCTGTCGCGCGGTGCGGCGTTTTTGGTTGACAAGCCCAAGGGCGATACGTCGTTCGCTGTGGTGCGGGCCGTTCGTCGGGCTGCGAAGCAGAAGAAAGTAGGCCATGCCGGCACGCTTGATCCGTTGGCCACGGGCCTGCTCATTGTGCTGGTGGCGCGCCCGGCCACGCGCCTGCAAGATGCGTTCATGGCGCAGCGCAAAACCTACACCGGCACGCTTCGCCTGGGCGAAGTGACGCCCTCGTACGATGCCGAAACGGCGGTAACCGCGCGCGCCGACGCTTCGCACATCACCGATGCTGCGCTTGCCGAGGCCCTGGGGGCGTTCCAGGGCACCATCATGCAGCGGCCGCCGATGTACTCGGCCGTGCGCGTAGACGGCGAGCGGCTGTACAAAAAAGCGCGCCGCGGCGAAACGGTAGACCGCCCGCCCCGGCAGGTAACCATCTACGACGCGACGATCACCGCGCGCGACGGGGCAGACGTCTCGTTCCGGGTCGAATGCTCGAAGGGCACTTATATCCGGAGCCTCGCGCACGACCTGGGGCAGGCGCTGGGCGTCGGGGCCCACCTCACTGCCCTCCGGCGCACGGCGATTGGGGCGTACCGCGTGGCCGATGCGTGGCCCCTCGACGTGCTCTGTGATGCGCTCGATGACCACCCCTAATGCAATCAGTCGGCAGCGGCCGGTGCCTATGCGACGAGAAATTGGATGGGATGCGATCACGCACGACGACCGATCGGTCGTTACGGTGGGCACGTTCGACGGCGTGCACCGCGGGCACCAGGCCATCATTGAGTACCTGATCGACCGCGCCGCAACGCGCGACGGCGTTAGCACGCTGCTTTCGTTCGATCCGCATCCGCGCAGCGTGGTGCATGACGAAGACGTTCCCCTGCTGTCCACCATCGACGAGCGCGGCGACCTGTTGGCGCGCTACGGCCTCGACCGCTTCGTGGTGGTGCCGTTCGACGAGGACTTCGGGACGCTGTCGCCTACGGCCTACGTGGAAGACGTTCTCGTGTCGCGCATTGGGCTGCAGGAAATTACGGTGGGCTACGATCATCGCTTCGGGCGCAAGCGGGCGGGCGACGTGGAGCTGCTGCGCACGCTCGGGGCCCGGCACGGCTTTGCTGTC comes from Salisaeta longa DSM 21114 and encodes:
- the rbfA gene encoding 30S ribosome-binding factor RbfA, coding for MSIRKKRVAALIQREVASILQQNYADQLQPMVTITDARVTGDLSIAYVYASVLGDTSAKREATFRQLKALAPEVRDQLASRVRHQLRTVPQLKFFLDESLQKAKRMEDLFDRLRKEREMRERAKASNDESSDQ
- the truB gene encoding tRNA pseudouridine(55) synthase TruB, with protein sequence MTGAAHRSIDEALVYPAGRTLPRDLSRGAAFLVDKPKGDTSFAVVRAVRRAAKQKKVGHAGTLDPLATGLLIVLVARPATRLQDAFMAQRKTYTGTLRLGEVTPSYDAETAVTARADASHITDAALAEALGAFQGTIMQRPPMYSAVRVDGERLYKKARRGETVDRPPRQVTIYDATITARDGADVSFRVECSKGTYIRSLAHDLGQALGVGAHLTALRRTAIGAYRVADAWPLDVLCDALDDHP